A window of the Vespa velutina chromosome 7, iVesVel2.1, whole genome shotgun sequence genome harbors these coding sequences:
- the LOC124950771 gene encoding activated Cdc42 kinase Ack gives MADDEGTEWLQELLHDVQLTQFFTRIRDDLQVTRLHHFDYVQPEDLEKIGLGKPGIRRLLDAVKKRRNTQWKKNLITKIRPGGSTKSNKRSSQPTEGSSVLTCLIQDKDVTLSIKLGDGSFGVVRRGEWMSPTGRTLPVAVKVLKADALTQPSIIEDFVSEVQAMHTLDHHNLIRLYGVVLSQPMMMVTELAPLGALLDYLRKQFCRISVLTLCNYALQVATGMAYLEAKRFLHRDLACRNVLLSTVDKVKIGDFGLMRALPQQEDCYVMTEHKKVPFPWCAPESLKARQFSHASDVWMFGVTLWEMLTFGEEPWVGLNGSEILRKIDREGERLHEPDAMPPVMYDLMLRCWAREPSERPSFASLKELLTGMVPSIMKALSDFEETEKMTIEQGDQIVIIDGRPENYWWKGQNQRTYQVGLFPRCLVDPMRKKQPEDISKPLENSFIHTGHGAPFGKSWGSPIYIDDVYLRNPMEPPDIVAVAGVTDNQKKKFSCGTPRSRKQFNYTKLQNDIRASPVKSIVPVPGTSQEGSLIDLSPEEITNTNSSSHSDTTCRRVINILDEPIETVETTRTQEENNQQEDPRTYANFPGNLDPTYSDPFDTSSVFMKPPHSRYYSHVPSDLTNHYNKTQSYGNIQNEEVSTNQNINVNQYSTNLSKNSINESVNLNVNVNNSEGNAFPEDYYSEIDKLQTPSVSNWTSWPEDLQSDTTQTYANVASHNLPTTSNGQPSPPLPPPLPPPPPPIGPNESPPKPKSNHDLAQNLSELNINSQNATSPKKLDPAFLAELEKHLGEKEASKNTNATHQHSNESHTYTLINKLQDNSTIPALRPPPQSIKPKSPQMDQRTSTHLPSKVQNSMQSKNTNIQKPMVQQEHRFVESTTDAIVGQMWQQAHSQVHLQSNYSVSTDPNVNRISPVVNMPQINVNLLQVAPSNLIHATSNLNSSQYGSKSATETTSNHAQNFTSTSQNYFQQQNVPLLTISRNHGITQIQNDLQQAQSSSATNTNTISKPAMFATGTMFSEQVYVELKQTVPNLEQLSQNEFNTLYNKTVQQNILRNYYASGASPANTIVDQNLSHSHVNYQDTASYNLQQQQQIQAVQASRNYALQNHPCDFSPHLKQPPVYNPPPAWSPLKSVQNGFIRNQHTATKSNLTANQSGNSNVLQSVHIKSPHQTNAATSQTLPIRNVQSHMNETVINTQLAPSTSAYPSGVSPPLTGASQQLVMSLNDEFRATKIMRVQRDIADASQQEILATLQATGWDTAQAVKQIMKDRLVKLESLKRLGLADRQQCENALKQTDYDVERAASLLLDQAK, from the exons ATGGCAGACGATGAGGGAACCGAATGGCTTCAAGAACTTTTGCACGATGTACAACTTACCCAGTTCTTTACGAGAATAAGGGACGATTTACAAGTCACCCGGTTGCATCATTTTGATTATGTTCAACCAGAAGATTTGGAAAAGATTGGATTGGGCAAGCCTGGCATTAGAAGACTTTTAGATGCTGTTAAGAAGAGACGTAATACTcaatggaaaaagaatttaattactaAAATTAGACCCGGTGGTAGTAccaaaagtaataaaagatcTTCTCAGCCTACCGAAGGATCATCTGTGCTAACATGTCTTATCCAGGACAAAGATGTGACTTTATCCATTAAATTAGGTGACGGTAGTTTTGGTGTTGTAAGACGAGGAGAATGGATGTCACCTACTGGTCGAACATTACCTGTTGCTGTAAAAGTTTTAAAGGCTGACGCTTTGACCCAACCAAGTATTATAGAAGATTTTGTGTCCGAAGTTCAGGCGATGCATACTTTGGATCATCACAATCTTATAAG GTTATACGGAGTTGTACTGTCTCAGCCTATGATGATGGTAACAGAACTTGCGCCTTTAGGAGCTCTCTTGGATTATTTGCGAAAACAATTCTGCCGTATATCTGTATTAACATTATGTAATTATGCATTACAAGTAGCAACTGGTATGGCATATTTGGAGGCCAAACGTTTCCTTCACAGGGATCTAGCTTGCAGGAATGTTCTTTTAAGTACAGTGGACAAAGTGAAAATAGGGGATTTTGGTTTGATGAGAGCTCTGCCTCAACAAGAGGATTGTTATGTTATGACGGAACATAAGAAAGTACCGTTTCCATGGTGTGCTCCTGAATCTTTAAAGGCACGGCAATTTAGTCACGCTTCGGACGTATGGATGTTCGGCGTGACGTTATGGGAAATGTTAACGTTCGGAGAAGAACCATGGGTTGGATTAAATGGATCAGAAATTCTTcgtaagatagatagagagggagaaagattgCACGAGCCTGATGCAATGCCACCTGTAATGTATGATCTTATGTTACGTTGTTGGGCCAGAGAACCCTCGGAAAGACCGAGTTTTGCTTCTTTGAAAGAATTGTTAACTGGAATGGTACCGTCGATAATGAAGGCCTTAAGTGATTTCGAGGAAACTGAAAAAATGACTATTGAGCAGGGTGATCAAATCGTTATCATAGATGGTAGACCTGAAAATTATTGGTGGAAGGGACAAAATCAAAGAACTTATCAAGTTGGTCTATTTCCTCGTTGTTTGGTCGATCCAATGAGAAAGAAGCAACCAGAGGATATTAGTAAACctttagaaaattcttttattcataCGGGACACGGTGCTCCCTTTGGAAAAAGTTGGGGTAGTCCTATTTATATAGATGATGTTTATCTACGAAATCCAATGGAACCGCCAGACATCGTAGCTGTGGCCGGTGTTACGgataatcaaaagaaaaaattttcttgcgGCACGCCACGTTCTCGTAAACAATTTAATTACACGAAATTACAAAACGACATAAGGGCTAGTCCTGTGAAATCAATTGTTCCTGTACCTGGTACCAGTCAAGAGGGTAGTCTAATAGATTTATCGCCAGAGGAAATAACTAATACAAATTCATCATCTCACTCCGATACAACATGTCGAcgtgttattaatattctcgATGAGCCTATAGAAACGGTCGAAACGACGAGAAcccaagaagaaaataatcaacaGGAAGATCCTCGAACGTATGCTAATTTCCCGGGTAATCTGGATCCAACATATTCCGATCCATTTGATACCTCTTCCGTATTTATGAAACCACCGCattctcgttattacagtCACGTACCATCCGATCTGactaatcattataataagaCCCAATCGTATGGAAATATTCAGAATGAAGAAGTTAGTACCAATCagaatataaatgttaatcaATATTCGACGAATTTGAGTAAGAATAGTATAAATGAAAGtgttaatttaaatgttaatgttaataattcaGAAGGCAATGCTTTCCCAGAAGACTATTATAGTGAAATCGATAAACTTCAAACCCCATCTGTATCGAATTGGACAAGTTGGCCGGAAGACTTGCAAAGTGATACTACACAAACTTATGCTAACGTTGCAAGTCACAATTTACCAACAACTTCCAATGGACAGCCATCACCTCCACTGCCACCGCCATTGCCACCACCTCCCCCTCCTATAGGTCCTAATGAAAGTCCACCCAAGCCTAAATCTAATCACGATCTTGCCCAAAATTTAAgcgaattaaatataaattcgcAGAATGCTACTTCGCCTAAAAAATTGGATCCGGCGTTTCTTGCCGAATTAGAAAAACATTTAGGTGAGAAGGAAGCAAGTAAAAATACTAATGCCACTCATCAACATTCTAACGAATCGCATACGTACACGTTGATAAATAAGTTACAAGATAATTCGACTATACCGGCACTGCGGCCACCACCGCAATCGATAAAACCAAAATCTCCGCAAATGGATCAAAGGACAAGCACGCATCTACCTAGCAAAGTGCAAAATTCCATGCAatctaaaaatacaaatatacaaaaacCAATGGTGCAACAAGAGCATCGTTTCGTTGAAAGCACTACGGATGCCATTGTAGGACAAATGTGGCAACAGGCACACTCTCAAGTACATTTGCAAAGTAATTATTCCGTATCAACAGATCCAAATGTTAATCGCATATCACCGGTCGTAAATATGCCACAGATAAACGTTAATTTACTTCAAGTTGCTCCTAGTAATTTAATTCACGCGACGAGTAACTTGAATAGCTCTCAATACGGTTCTAAAAGTGCCACAGAAACGACTTCCAATCACGCGCAAAATTTTACATCCACGAGTCAGAACTACTTCCAGCAACAAAACGTTCCCCTTTTAACTATAAGCCGTAATCATGGAATAACACAAATACAGAATGATTTACAACAGGCGCAATCATCTAGTGCCACCAATACAAATACCATTTCAAAGCCCGCTATGTTTGCCACTGGTACAATGTTTTCAGAACAAGTGTACGTTGAATTGAAACAGACAGTACCTAATTTAGAACAATTATctcaaaatgaatttaataccCTTTATAATAAGACTGTTCAACAGAATATACTCAGAAATTATTATGCTTCTGGTGCATCGCCAGCGAATACCATTGTGGATCAAAATCTAAGTCATAGTCATGTAAATTATCAAGATACAGCTAGCTATAATcttcaacaacaacaacaaattcAAGCTGTTCAAGCATCTAGAAACTATGCACTTCAAAATCACCCTTGCGATTTTAGCCCACATTTAAAACAACCGCCTGTATATAATCCTCCGCCTGCTTGGAGTCCACTTAAATCGGTGCAAAATGGCTTTATAAGAAATCAGCATACCGCAACGAAATCAAATTTAACAGCTAATCAGAGTGGGAATTCAAATGTATTGCAGTCCGTACATATTAAGTCGCCGCATCAAACTAATGCCGCAACGTCACAAACATTACCAATTCGCAATGTACAGTCTCACATGAACGAAACTGTTATCAATACTCAATTAGCACCTTCCACGTCGGCATATCCATCTGGTGTTAGTCCGCCTTTGACAGGAGCTTCCCAGCAATTAGTTATGTCTCTCAATGATGAATTTCGTGCAACTAAAATAATGAGAGTACAAAGAGATATAGCGGATGCGTCGCAACAAGAAATTTTAGCTACGTTACAAGCCACTGGATGGGACACTGCACAAGCGGTCAAACAGATTATGAAAGATAGACTCGTTAAATTAGAATCTCTTAAGag gCTAGGTTTGGCAGATAGACAGCAATGCGAAAATGCTCTTAAGCAGACTGATTACGATGTAGAAAGGGCGGCTTCACTGCTACTAGATCAagctaaataa